A window of Microbacterium luteolum contains these coding sequences:
- a CDS encoding carbohydrate ABC transporter permease, translated as MLAPGLIILAVFFGLPIIDLIRTSFTQWPGVGEPQYIGIDNYVTAFTSSAVRDALFRSVLLGVGAALVLCAIATVLAALVSGGIRGKAFYRVVWFLPAIAPPSAVAVFWALSVQPRSGAVNAFLGAIGLGDTHAWLADPSTVMYVIIAVAVWAGVGFAFLVILGAMEEVPVSVYEAASIDGASRIRQFFSITLPLVRPVLSMIVLLEVIWAFNGFTLVWGMTQGGPGSASTILPVQVYKDAFLFANFGLAAAVSVVGGLLLLVVGLVGQALGSRKGVDE; from the coding sequence ATGCTCGCTCCCGGGCTGATCATCCTCGCGGTGTTCTTCGGGCTCCCGATCATCGATCTGATTCGAACGTCGTTCACGCAGTGGCCCGGTGTCGGTGAACCCCAATACATCGGGATCGACAACTACGTCACGGCGTTCACCAGTTCCGCGGTGCGTGATGCTCTGTTCCGCTCCGTCCTCCTCGGCGTCGGCGCGGCGCTGGTGCTATGCGCTATCGCCACCGTCCTTGCGGCGCTCGTGTCGGGAGGCATTCGTGGAAAGGCCTTCTACCGGGTCGTGTGGTTCTTGCCGGCGATCGCACCGCCCTCTGCCGTTGCCGTGTTCTGGGCGCTGTCCGTCCAGCCTCGGTCGGGTGCCGTGAACGCCTTCCTGGGTGCCATCGGTCTCGGCGATACGCATGCATGGCTCGCAGATCCCTCGACGGTGATGTACGTCATCATCGCCGTGGCGGTCTGGGCGGGCGTCGGATTCGCATTCCTCGTGATTCTCGGGGCGATGGAGGAGGTGCCGGTCTCGGTGTACGAGGCGGCATCGATCGACGGCGCATCCCGGATCCGGCAGTTCTTCTCCATCACGCTCCCGCTCGTGCGTCCGGTGCTCTCCATGATCGTTCTTCTCGAGGTGATCTGGGCGTTCAACGGATTCACCCTGGTGTGGGGAATGACCCAAGGCGGGCCCGGAAGCGCGTCGACGATCCTGCCCGTGCAGGTCTACAAGGATGCGTTCCTCTTCGCCAACTTCGGCCTCGCCGCCGCCGTCAGCGTGGTCGGCGGGCTTCTTCTTCTTGTCGTCGGCCTCGTCGGCCAAGCCCTCGGATCCCGGAAAGGGGTAGACGAATGA
- a CDS encoding ABC transporter substrate-binding protein produces MHQNQTPRGVRRRALSITAFVGVSALALAGCASGAAAGGGDGDKTLTVQVQSVQQPAFEYAAKIFEKENPGVTVEFQTVTEQQKSTTNTQIMASSNAPDIGLVPVNAQPYFDLVKADALEPLDDLWADADLESRYGDTIAGALKWDGTPYLALFDTTYYNVVFYNKDAFAEAGITAPANHQIASNDELYDIVSKLDTSGYDGLAVGGAAGYQLAWLQDAQLQANSPDALKDYLVSWQPGVEPKEKYDDPAFTDSLEQIAEWNDNNVFQEGMAGAAGDQAQAAFTAGDAAMLLGGVWIPSILGDVDFEYDWLLLPGAGDEPTLPSLYAGDTLAVPKTSKNIDLAKKFLAVYSSDDVQKFAAENVGSLPAVNTVAASDVPGLGPVVQSVIEFTNSVGFGLGLTSTLPGSIGGSFMDPQIQQLVSGQTTAEQVGQAQQGAFDTWKSQNK; encoded by the coding sequence ATGCACCAGAACCAGACCCCGCGAGGAGTGCGCAGACGCGCGCTCTCGATCACCGCCTTCGTCGGCGTTTCCGCGCTCGCCCTCGCCGGCTGCGCATCCGGCGCAGCAGCCGGAGGCGGTGACGGCGACAAGACATTGACCGTGCAGGTCCAGTCGGTCCAACAGCCCGCCTTCGAGTACGCAGCCAAGATCTTCGAGAAGGAGAACCCCGGAGTGACCGTCGAGTTCCAGACGGTGACCGAGCAGCAGAAGAGCACCACCAACACGCAGATCATGGCGTCGTCGAACGCACCGGACATCGGTCTCGTACCGGTCAATGCTCAGCCGTACTTCGACTTGGTGAAGGCCGACGCGCTCGAGCCCCTCGACGACCTGTGGGCCGACGCCGATCTCGAGTCTCGTTACGGCGACACGATCGCGGGTGCCCTCAAGTGGGATGGCACTCCGTACCTCGCGCTGTTCGACACCACCTACTACAACGTGGTGTTCTACAACAAGGATGCCTTCGCCGAGGCCGGGATCACCGCACCCGCCAACCACCAGATCGCTTCGAACGATGAACTGTACGACATCGTCTCGAAGCTCGACACGTCGGGTTACGACGGACTCGCGGTGGGAGGTGCGGCCGGATATCAGCTTGCTTGGCTCCAGGATGCGCAGCTGCAGGCGAACTCGCCCGACGCGCTGAAGGACTACCTCGTCTCGTGGCAGCCGGGAGTGGAGCCGAAGGAGAAGTACGACGATCCCGCGTTCACGGATTCGCTCGAACAGATCGCAGAATGGAACGACAACAACGTCTTCCAGGAAGGAATGGCCGGCGCTGCGGGCGATCAGGCGCAGGCGGCCTTCACCGCTGGCGACGCCGCAATGCTCCTCGGCGGCGTCTGGATCCCGTCCATTCTCGGCGACGTCGACTTCGAGTACGACTGGCTGCTGCTCCCCGGAGCGGGAGACGAGCCGACGCTCCCCTCGTTGTACGCCGGTGACACGCTGGCGGTCCCGAAGACGTCGAAGAACATCGACCTCGCCAAGAAGTTCCTCGCCGTGTACTCGTCCGACGATGTCCAGAAGTTCGCTGCAGAGAATGTCGGTTCTCTTCCCGCCGTCAACACCGTCGCGGCGTCGGACGTTCCCGGCCTCGGGCCGGTGGTGCAGAGCGTCATCGAGTTCACCAACTCGGTCGGATTCGGTCTCGGCCTGACCAGCACTCTCCCTGGCTCCATCGGCGGATCATTCATGGACCCGCAGATCCAGCAGCTTGTCAGCGGACAGACCACCGCGGAGCAGGTCGGTCAGGCGCAGCAGGGCGCTTTCGATACTTGGAAGTCTCAGAACAAGTAG